aagcttctgcacagccaaggtaACTATCATTAAAGCGAatagacaaccaacagaatgggagaaaacaattacatgcaacacatctgataaagggctgataataagaatctgtgtagaacttaagaaaattaacaagaaaaagcaaagaaccccattaaaaagtgggcaaaggatataaacagaaactttgcaaatgAAGACAGACTAATAgccagaaaacatataaaaaagtctcaacatctctaattatcaggcaaatgcaaatcaaaaccacaatgagatagcacttaactccagtgagaacagcttttattaaaaagtcccaaaacaacaaatgctgcatggatatggagagattggaacactctcaCACTGCTTGTGGGAttaaaaattagtacaacctctgtggaaagtaatttggagatatctcaaagaactaaaaatggaaataccatttgattcagTACTCCCACTACTagtcatctacccaaaggaaaaaaagtccttttacaataaagacatctgcactcaaatgcacaattcacaattgcaaagatgtggaaacaatctaagtgcccatccatctatgagtggattaatcaaatgtggtatatgtataccatggaatactactccaTCATAAAAACCAAtagtgaactagcacctcttatattatcctgggtggagctagagcccatccttcgaagtgaagtatcacaagaatggaaaaacaagcaccacatgtactcaccatcaaattggtactcaCTGATCCAAACTTAGGTGCTCACATTCAATTAATATTCtttgggtgctgggcaggtgggagaggggtggtggggatgggtaaactcataactaatgggtgAGGAGTGTACTGCATGGGGGGATGGGCAAAATTGTAGCTCTGGtttgggtgatgcaaaggcattataatgtaaccaaaatgtttgtactcccataatattctgaaatttaaaaaataaataaataaattgaaaaaaataaaaacaaagagatggGGGGAAAAAGAGATTAGCACTTGAATTGGTAGATTGAGTAAAGATGGCCCTTACCAATGGAGGTAGGCATCATTCAATACATCGAGGGCCTGATTAGGCCTGTATATTCACTTAGAGTACGTTTGCAAAATAACATGAACATCAACAAACCatgaactttctttcttttttcccttttctcttgttCTTCCCTCAGCTTGGAATAATCTTTATGCCACACACATAAccacccacacaaacacacaaagtttagctagtaaaattattttatgatcatAATATGAAGTGAGGGTGGATTAAATCACAGCAGGTTTTTAGACAGGGTAGTAAAGTGATGAAATTTAAGTTTTAGGAAACAATTCAATGTACAGTGGGAAAGCAGTTTAAAAGTGGGAAAGCAAGGATAGGAGAGAGGTCGCATTAAATAGAGTCATTTTTATGGACTCCataatatttaggaaaatatttaggaaagtacaaaaattttaaagtagaaaaaacagaggggaaaatggggagacCCTTTCATACAATGGAGATTTATGTGTATTTCTCCTGTAACAATGTTGCACTTAAAAATGCACAGTTAAAATAATTAGTGAACTAATCAGTGGAGTAATGCTATTCCTCCAGTATTTTAAGGAACATTAAAAATACACtattaaaacttagaaatacTTCTGCATATCTTTTTACTTCATCCCTCCTTTTCTTAAACTAAGTAATCTCCATAGACTTTCTTTGACCTAGACCTCTTCAACCCACAACctatagcttttttcttttattttaattcttttctctatTCCAACTGTTTCTTAGATAACATTAGCCTTTTCTTTGAAAGAACTTCCCTTATTTATGTCTTTCCATCTGACTTTAAAGTATCATAAGATTTAGGGGCAAGAATAAGGAAAGGACTGTGGCACAAAAGTGGGAAAATTACTCTGACAGCTATAGGATTTGTGATGGTGGATAAGGGAAGAGTAAAAGTCTGCTGACAGTTGCACAGTGATAAGCTCTATCCCAtccaaactgaggcacaggaccCAGAGGAAATCCCCTTTATGAAGCATGTATGACAAGAAGAATCAGCAAGAGAAAGAGCCTTCAACAAGATAGGATAAAAAGAGTTCACAATCCTGAAACCCACAGGAGAAGAAGGCTTGAAAAATGAGGGGTGTTGCTACTACAGTTGACCAATTGGCTAGAAAAATCAGAATGTAGCATGTTAGTGttagtttattcattcagcagatattgttatatttatttcctaatatGTACAATCCTTTTAATCATACTGAATATAAAGActagtttttttatttatcaagAAAAATTGATTACTTTATGAATTAGTAAGATTGCTTATTGATCGATACTTGAATACTCAATTTAGAAATTTGAGTTCTTCTTCAAATATATACACTGGAGACACTGTGAAGAAAACTTAatcttataaagatttttttttcaattaccaGGTCTTCCAAACAAATGTTTTGattgtattaaaattaatgtttatgtAGATTATTTCAACAAAATGAATTTACTTCCAATAACTTGAGAGGAACAAAGTTTAAATAACTCAAAACAATGtcaaattgaataaaaattgaaaagaaactgTTCACTTCAACTATTAGTGAATTTTGTTTATTGGTGACCTTTTGGAGACCAGTCTCTGTCACATGCTGATGGGAAAAGACAGATTTCAGAGGATGAAGAGGAGTCAGCACCACTATATATAGACACCAAACTAAGAGCTCTTACTTGAGGTCCCTGGTCTAATGAAAACTGATCTTAGCTTGACCCACATGTTTTTTTATAGcttcttttatatctttattcctCAGACTGTAGATAATGGGGTTGAAGAAAGGGGACAAAACTGCAAAGCCCAGAGCAATGGCTGTGTCCCAGAACAAGGAGTAGGTGGCAGAGAAGCGCAGGTACATGAGAGCCACGTTACCAAACAAGAGCAAAAACACAGTGAGGTGGGAGACGCATGTGGAAAACGCTTTGCGGCGACCTTCAGCTGAACGAATATGTAGAATCACAACCACGATACCAACATAGGACATGACAATGAGCATCGCAGCTGTGATAATTTCCACTGCATGGACAATATCAACTATCTGAATCATGACGATGGCTTGTGTGTCAGTGCAGGCCAGACGCAGCACTGGCAGGAAGTCACAGAAGATGTGCTCAAGGTGGTTTGAGCCACAAAATGGCAATGTGGAGATCCAGGCAATCTCAGGGAGGGGTGTGATAAAGCCACAAACACAGCAACTTAAAGTCAGCTGGGCACATAACTTGGAGGTCATGATAGTTGCATAACGAAGAGGGCTGCAGATGGCCAGGTAGCGATCAAAGGCCATAGCTGTCAACAGACACATCTCACTGATGCCTGTGGAATGGAAGAAATACATCTGCAGGAGGCAACCATTAAAGGAAATGCTCCTCCTTTCACTAAGCAGGGTTGAGAGCATCTTTGGTATGGTGGCTGTGGTAAACCACATCTCCAGAAAAGAAAGCACACTAATGAAGTAGTACATGGGAGTGTGGAGGTGAGTATTCAGCTGGACCACTGTGATGATGACCAGGTTTCCAACAACGATGAAAGCATATATGAAGAGCAGTGGAACAAAGCAGAAGATAGACTCTccccaggaggaagggaaagCAGAGAAGATAAACTCCTGTGATGTGGTCCAGTTGGAGGTCTCCATTTCCATGGTGGAAGTGAGAATTTCAACTCTCAGTGCACTCAAACCCTCTATGAGGTTTTGCTATGGATCAGAGAAATACATTTGTCAGATGTTAGCCTCTGGATAGATCCCTGTATTGGGTACAgaggaagacaaaggaagaagGGACTGGTCCATATACCATAGTTGCTTACAAATAAAGTCTTAATATGGGAAAAGTCCAGTCTAAAAGTACAGCCAGTGTTTttgagcagtgattctcaaattttagtaTGTGTCAGAATCACTTGTTATTAAAACACTGATTGCTGGTCCCCACACTGAAAGTTTCTAATCCAGCAGGTCTTAGTTAGGGacccagaatttgcatttctaacaaatttccaGGCAGTGCTGGCCCTGGTGGTCAAGAGACTATAATTTGAAACCATTTTGTTCAGATACACATAGATTTAGATAAGACATTGAAGAAATAACCAttaaggtgatttttttcctgtattcaaACCTTATTGCTTCCCTAACAATCTCCCCCAGCTGTTCCAAAATTCTTTCCTCAAGCTCCCAGTTCATGTGATTCTTGGCATATGATTGAActgaatatttaacaataaagGCAAAGCCATCACTGGTGAATTCTgtccattttccctttctttctctaaataaCTTATTCTCTCTTcacatatatattcttaaaaataattcagagaatATTTAGAGGAGAAATGttttcatgatattttaattttttttaaaggatgatcCATTCTATTGCCTTCAATACTTTCTGTTCTGCATTTTCTAGATAAGGGGTTCTCAAGGATGTTTACCAAAAGCTTTTggtaaaatgaaagaattcatggaaagtgaaaatattaaactataaatGTAGAGCTGGTCTGGTAGAATTATATAAGGTTGTGGGGTAGGTGGGCAAAGCTGTGGGATTCTGTGAAATGCAATCTAAATCTCACATATTTTAAGACAGTGTCCTGTGAGTTTATTCCCTtatcagaattatttattttactttattaatttcttctcttctgctatCAAATATGCACATATCTTCTTTTCTTGGAAGAGAAATGCTATCTCTACCCAGACTATTTCTCTCCTTGGTATCAACaccattatttttctaatgtgtaatagatatttttttcattcatttttaattactttgCATAAATTATCTATTCTTGACTTTCCATATCTCTTTTCTTAAAGTAACCAGTGGCTTTCTGATTGGACAGTCAATGGCCTCCTTCTGTCCTCATTGCCACTAACATCCAAAGTTCAATCACCAATACCTTGAATGTCtctccttcctttgcctttttaagTCTGCAGTACCCCTGTTTCCCTCATTACCTACTCCATTTTCCATGTCCCAAGTATGATGGTAACCATCCATTTTGTCTTCGTTTTTCTCTGCTCTCTCAATTCCCTTgcacaaaaaagaaacatttgtttcaagatctcatttattcaatattagCTATCAACTCCtgctattctttttaattaatgtgACTCCAGAATTCCTTGCTTTGGGTCTCTCTCCTGGGCCCCGTTTTTTCTTCAGGACTCGCCCTCTTAGAGCCTCACCTTGATCCAAATTTGCCATCCCCAcctattatgggctgaattatgcCCCCTCCCCAAGATTCATATGTTGAGTTTCTAATTCCCagtaccccagaatgtgactgtatttagacatgaggtttttaaagagataattaagttaaaatgaggaaattaggGTATGCTATAAtacaatatgactagtgtccttataagaagcaGAAATTGGTACAACACACAGTTTCAGGGGAAGAACCATATGGAGAttcagggagaagacagccacctACATACAGGCCCAGGAGAAAGGcctcaaaagaaaacaacccTAGTGAAAACTGCATCTCAGACTTCTactctccagaattgtgagaaaataaatgcctgttTAAACCACTCAACCTGCAGTCCTTTTTCtttagcaaactaatacaccatCCTTACCTTCAACACCACCAGTTTCCCtcactgaattaatttttgttcacCTAGATACCAATTTTACTCATTTCTATATCTATTGTTTCGTAAGTTCTGAAACCAAATAATCATCAAAGTctacctaatttattttttcttcctattacTAATATCGTTTATTTCCACTTTCTTTACCCTGATTGGATGCCTAGTCCTAATGAACACACTTTTGTAATGAAATTTCAGTGGTCTCTGCTTCTAGTTGTACTTTACTCAAGCTTCCTTTTCTTAAAGTTCAATTTTGCAAATATTAGTTTCCTCATGAGACTCCACTTTCACATGCACGCTTAAGTTTTAGTTTCTCACCATTGTCTTCCTCCAAAGCatcccttctttaaaaaaaaaaaaatctcaaattctttttcataACTCTTTCCTAATCACTGACTCAGGAAATAAACTGTTTGATAATTGTCTAGCTTTGTGCATGCCTTAGGAAAGGGCACTTTATCAAtagtttcttatttatattagctatgcatttattcattgattatGTGATTAAGCCCCATCtaactccaatttttttttctttttctttttggcacaCAACAGCTAGCATCATCTTTGTTTAATACTtcactgaaatttgtttttattttcttcagaaaacaaAGGTACCTTGTCTCTCATTGCTATGGCAACTTGCCAATTACCAATCCACTTTAGCAAAACTGTTATTCCAGACATGTAACTTATATTTTGTGGTTTCTAAGGTTCCTAAAGGAAATCTCTCCTTCCTGAAATATCGTCCTCTAATTTCGCTTCCAATTTCTGCTTCCTGTTTTTGTAACCAATTTCTACATGTGTCTGTTCTAGTTTTAAGGAGTTAATATCACATCTTCAATCACTGTATTGAAGACGTGATTATTCTTTGtgaaacatatacatatatatacacacacacactacatacataagcaatatatatgtgtatgtgtgtgtgtacatatatatgtgtgtatatatatatatatgtgtgtacacacacagggGGCTGTGTAGGGGCTGTGtatatattccttttaaaatatttttccttttaagtgttCTTGATTGTTTGCATGCATAATTGATCTTCCCCATAAGTACTGATGTCTGCAAAATGTAGTCACCACATCTTCTATGGTCCACAGAATAGTGTTCTATAAATCGAATCAGGCTGCTAGTTCAAGAAGGTGTCTTTTGAGCAGACCCACACCTAATTCCCTAATCTTTTGAAGAGAGGTGATTAAACAAAGAAAGGATAAGGAAGATAGGAACCAAAAAGAAACACTATTCAACTTTGCCTATTGAACTCCTCTATCTTCATCCAAAACTCAGTAGTGATAAGTGGAGTACAAATGTCAATTACATTAAATGCCCAACAGGTAACTGGAAATCTCACCTGATTCCTGAAGCATTTATTccttaaacattttagaaaatcaatCACAATgctggttttgtgtttttaaagcaaTCTTTTCAccacatggtgaatgccaggtgcactgtctagaaaatggacacgcctgaggctctgactcagggggatgggcgggacacggacaatgtatataacctgagcttttgtacccccatgaagagctgaaataaaaataaataaataaataaataaagcaaccTTTTGAGTTTTGACCCTATCTGCATTCCACCCACTTCCTAGAAAATGTACTAATTGAAACGTTTACACTTTATATTAACTTGCCCTATAACATTCtttgtgtgaactaaaataaaatcctaaggctGCCTcccccactggctgactgaatggaccccctcttggacaaggggatatcctaaaattaaattgcctgccaggagagaggtcagacatgcctcatcatgccctgCCCCCTTCCTGGAGATATCCTTTGCAACTGAGTAATAGGCCTAAGGCTATGTaaaacaaacctgcaggtcctcaattgaCACAACAAATACATTTACACAACAAAAATACACAGGACATATAAGCTTGTCTCTGATTTACAGGCTTACTTATCTTAATTTTCCAAGCCTTTAGAGAatagcttcatgtctttaaccaattaatTATAAGTCAAAGAGTCTTTTAACCCACCTATCTCCTGTAAGCACCCCCTCCTTGGAAAtggcccaccttttggggccaaaaccaatgtatgccttccatgtattgatttatgactttacctgtaactcctgtctcccggaaatgtataaaaccaaactgtaacccaaccacagtgagtccacttgctcagggcTCCTTGGGCAcagctccaggtcatggtcctcaaatttggctcagaataaatctctttaaaattgttttacagaatttggcttcttttttgtTAGCATTTCCTAATTCCTCCCTGCTCAAAACCTTTCCAGCAGCTACTCACAGTATCTATAGGCCTATTGGGACAGCTTATTGTTATACAgttgtgtaatttttttcccctggttaACTCCCATTTCCAATATTAGTTAATCCACTGACCTCGCTGCTGTTGGGTTCCACAGTTGGAATAAACAGGGATGAAGACTCTTTCCTACCCTGATGTGGAGAATATAGAGCTACTAAGACAAACTCCCTTTGCTCTTCTGCTGTGTTTCTACCCTGAGTCCTTCGTGGTAGATAAATTTCCTTCCTCACTTGGTGATATATAGATCTGACTCTCCCTGTAgagttttcctctctctctctctctctctctctgccattgtGTCCCTCTATCCTACTTCcctctgtatgtatgtgtgtatgtatcttttCCTGAGCATAACTAGAATGGTAAGGAAGACTCTCTTGGGATTTGCACACAGATGACTCAAGATTTACATAGGAAAACAACCATCACTAAATGGCTCCAATTAGGAAAAGCAGTTAGAGCAGGTCAGGCTGATAATTAGTAGAACCCCAATCCCAGGGAACTCCAATCCAGGACTAATACAATGGTTTGGGAGCTCTAGGCAGCAGAAtaaatgtaccttttttttttttttttacttctttttctgtgatatttttggTTGGATTGACTTTTAATGAATTAGAATGTTGAAATCTAATATTTAGATTTGAAAGATGTTGCTACAGTACAGGGAAGGAGATTACTGagcaaaggaaaggagggagcGCAGTTTTCGTCTTGTTTCTTTCTCAGCCATTCAGCtcagaatagaaaaaacaattggCCTTCCACATGGTCCACCTACTACTTCCATGTTGAAGTTTGGCGACACTATTTTAGctaataatgttgattttttttttattgtttttccatgTTTGTGCACAGAGGTCAGACCCTTTCTAGGCAGAGAAATGACAGACAGGGAAGTCTCTAAAAGGCTAAAGCAAATGAACAGCATTGTGTGCTACTCCTGTAAGATTATTTCCacctcttttcatttattctccaAACTTCTGAGAATCAAAAGATTAGTATGATGTGAttccttttctttagaaaatcaATATCTAATGTAGAATATAGAAATGAGTACAAAtcagtattttgtaaaatattataaaaatcaatattttacaaGATAGTAATCTCCCTAATGTATACAAGAACGAACTGCCTGAAGAGGGCAATTAATTCTCTCTCAAGAATTCAGAGAGAGTTTGACCCAGAATAACTAGGcctaaaagaacaaaacttgCTAAGATTCCTGCCCTGTAAGTGGTGAAATGAAGTTTCAGTCCCAGCTCTGTCCAACTCCCAAAGAACACACTCCTGTATATATAAGGATGGGAAGAATGAAAAGTGGACGTCCTCCTGGTGAGTGCTCATGGCTGCAGGGACTATCCCCCCCCCCCAATTCTTTACACAGCTGTCTCTGTAGTGATGCTCTCTTAGGAAACCAGGACCTGACAGCCAGGTCTTGCTCTTCATTTTAGGGACCAAGTTCATTATTTCCTTCCCCagctcttctcctctctctctgttgaATTTTAACACAATTAAGATGTTTCTTACATCAAATTTATAAAGCCAAGGTCCTAAAATGCTTTTAGTTGTTcacttttatttaagaatatctgctttaaaaacaaacacacaattaTATTCAGTAATAAAATTCTTCCCACGTACATCTGTTGTTGGTTGTCTTCATGTGTGTGTTTTGGATGGCAGGCGGAAGGGTAACTGGGTAAATGTGAATTTTCAGACTTGAGAAGAAGGGGTGCCATTAAATGAGTG
Above is a window of Lemur catta isolate mLemCat1 chromosome 3, mLemCat1.pri, whole genome shotgun sequence DNA encoding:
- the LOC123634640 gene encoding olfactory receptor 6K2-like codes for the protein MEMETSNWTTSQEFIFSAFPSSWGESIFCFVPLLFIYAFIVVGNLVIITVVQLNTHLHTPMYYFISVLSFLEMWFTTATIPKMLSTLLSERRSISFNGCLLQMYFFHSTGISEMCLLTAMAFDRYLAICSPLRYATIMTSKLCAQLTLSCCVCGFITPLPEIAWISTLPFCGSNHLEHIFCDFLPVLRLACTDTQAIVMIQIVDIVHAVEIITAAMLIVMSYVGIVVVILHIRSAEGRRKAFSTCVSHLTVFLLLFGNVALMYLRFSATYSLFWDTAIALGFAVLSPFFNPIIYSLRNKDIKEAIKKHVGQAKISFH